From the genome of Vicia villosa cultivar HV-30 ecotype Madison, WI linkage group LG2, Vvil1.0, whole genome shotgun sequence, one region includes:
- the LOC131649753 gene encoding uncharacterized protein LOC131649753: METRNTIRVNFVKVPSDLKELVSKVPGNSRFSERHGHLLDLVTSGFEEEMMSVLFQFFDPEHHCFTFPDYQLVPTMEEFSDMLHIPIGNQLPFTGLENIPKPEVIAAALHLKKSEIEGNWETRSGVKGFLAKFLIDKARLFSDSMSYHAFEDILAFLIYGLVLFPNPDQFIDVHAIKIFLTRNPVPTLLGDILHSLHTCTMKKRGTLMCCIPLLSRWFISHLPRSVMRNDQGQKWHRRIMSLSHSDIRWCSLSKENVIIIDRCGQYPNVPLLDDPQSHRQKFIRAWDMVNRIDSKSLGPKNSIPLEAYLRCVCTRAQRFVMPYPHVKPVIVEPEYEEDVPQVIFHPDMPTDLEELKRSWIQLKEERDIFEAQFRAKEKKVLELTKQLQDE; the protein is encoded by the exons ATGGAAACCAGAAATACTATCCGAGTCAACTTTGTGAAAGTACCTTCCGATCTGAAAGAATTGGTATCAAAGGTTCCTGGAAATTCTCGTTTCAGCGAAAGACATGGTCATCTACTCGATTTGGTTACCTCAGGttttgaagaagaaatgatgagtgTGCTGTTTCAATTTTTTGACCCCGAGCATCATTGCTTCACGTTCCCCGATTATCAGTTGGTGCCCACCATGGAGGAATTTTCTGATATGCTTCACATCCCTATTGGAAATCAGCTACCGTTCACTGGTTTGGAGAATATTCCGAAGCCTGAAGTCATTGCCGCTGCTTTACATCTGAAGAAGTCCGAAATTGAGGGTAATTGGGAAACAaggagtggagtcaagggtttccttgctaagttcttaattgATAAGGCTCGATTATTCTCGGATTCCATGAGTTATCATGCTTTTGAAGACATATTGGCTTTTctcatctatggtttggtgttgtttCCAAATCCTGACCAATTCATAGACGTACACGCCATCAAGATATTTTTGACTCgcaatcctgtgcctactttgcttggagatattctacactCACTTCACACTTGTACgatgaagaagcgaggaactctcatgtgttgTATACCTCTGTTgtctaggtggtttatttcgcaccttcctcGATCGGTAATGAGGAATGACCAAGGCCAGAAGTGGCATCGGAGAATAATGTCGCTTTCTCATTCCGATATACGTTGGTGTTCTCTGTCCAAGGAAAATGTTATTATCatcgaccgttgtggacaataccctaatgtgccactccttg ATGATCCTCAAAGTCACCGTCAAAAGTTTATACGTGCTTGGGACATGGTGAATAGGATTGACAGCAAAAGTTTGGGGCCAAAGAACTCCATTCCTTTAGAGGCTTACCTCAGATGTGTGTGCACCCGTGCTCAACgttttgtcatgccatatccACATGTCAAACCTGTGATTGTGGAGCCCGAATACGAAGAAGATGTTCCTCAGGTTATTTTTCATCCAGACATGCCTACCGATCTTGAGGAGCTGAAGAGATCTTGGatccagttgaaggaagaaagGGACATATTTGAAGCTCAATTTCGCGCTAAAGAGAAGAAAGTATTAGAACTCACAAAGCAACTTCAGGACGAGTAG